The Acidobacteriota bacterium genome contains the following window.
TAACAGAACGATACGATAACAATAATGGCAAAGGCCGGTACTCCTAGACGATCCGATATCGACCGCTCATTAATGCGTTCCGGAAAGATGTCGTTGAGCAGCGACGCTCCAAATATTATCAGCGGTGCAAAAAGGACGGTTGCATGTCTGAATTCGACAAGCCATCGTCCGAGGAGGAAATACGCGACCAGCAGGAAGACAAGGGTAGTGCCGGCGATCGCAGCCAGGCCCACAGTTTGAGACGACAATCGCCTCCAGCGAGCAAGGGTAAATCCGGCAGTGATCAACAACAAGAGCCGTATCAGCCATAGCCGGATCATCGACACCGTCGATGCTTCCCCGGCCGGGAATAACTCGGTCGGAAGTAAGAAGCTTAGGACATATTCCCAGAGCAGTTTTAGCCCCACGATAAGAGATCGAGGATCCCTATAGGAGCTGCTTCGGTCCTGGAATTCCGATCTGACCGCGAGCAGCATTGGCAGAAATGCGAGTCCGGCGACTGCCATTAGGGCGATGTAGGAGAATGCACTCCGCCATCGACGCATTAGCACAAGCGGAACGAGAAAGCCGACCAGAAGAAAGCCGAGGTAATAGTTCGTGTACAGGCTGATGATAGCCAAAACGAGGAATTGTGCTTTCGAGGGCCACCTTGGCTCGCTATTTTCCCAAAATGCGTCCAGAAATGAGAGTATGAGTGCAACCGAGAGAAGTATCACGAGAGAGTAAACGCGTATCTCGAGACTTGCCCATATTAGAGCTGGATGAAGAGCGAAGAAAGCCGTCGCCAGAAGGGCTCTTTTTGCAGGCAGAATGCGAACGCTAAGCCGCGAAAATAGCCAGATGGCAGCAACACTACAGACGATCGAGAAGAGCCGGGCAAAGAATATCGACTCGTTCAATTGCCGCCACAAACTTATTATCCAGAAGTAGAGAGGGGCTTGCTTTTGTTCGGTAGCGGCGGTCTGAAAGGCGAGCCAAAATCCATCGCGCGTAGCGTAAAGCGTTGAAGCCTCGTCGTTCCAAATTCCCAGTAGATATGCAAGCGGGATCGCGATAGCAAGGTGTATCGCGATCAGTACAGCAATATTGAGGGGAACATTTTTTGATGGCGAGGGTGACATCAGTTCTGCGAGGTGCCTATGCCCTTTCCAGGGCCAGGTCTTGCGAAGTGCGGCGTAAGGCGAGTGATGCTGTCTCAGCATGCTGCCGCATTGTCACGACCTCGTAGTGCTTACACAGGAGACCAGTAATGTGGTCAAGAAACTCAACCTTCTTTGCGGATGGCACTGCCATGCCGGGGAAGAATTTTAACTCCTCGATCTCGTCACCACTCAAAAAATCCAGTGGATGCAGCAAGAGCGACGGCTGAGTTCCCGTCATTCTGCACGCGAGCATCGCCGCTTTCCAATATGCGTTGGCCAAAAGCGAAGAAAAGCTTTTCAGATACATCAAGTAGCTAACGTGGACGGGCACTTTTACGATCGGAAATGTTGTAACAGGGATCTCGACGATCTTTCTAGAACCAGCTTCGACCAGATGTGGGGTCAATGGGCGAAAGCCATCCGAAAATTTCCCGAACAGTTTCTTCAGTTTTTCTTTCTCCTCGGGTGACATTGCCGGAGATTTTAGAAAGAAGAACGCCCTCGCAAGCGGTGCGATATATGTCGGCAGAGTCGAACCGTCGTATTCATATCCACGTTCGCCAAGCACGTCTAAAACGGTCGGTGAAAGGCTGAATCCGGGGCCGCGAAATCCGACCGGACGAACGCCGGTAACATTTTCCAGAGCATTCTCCGTTTTTTCGAATTCCTCGACCAGTTCTTCACGGGAATACAGGTGCAGCCAAGGTTCGTGATTAAAACTATGGTTCGCGATCTCGTGCCCGGCATCAGCGATCGAGCGGATGGCGGCATGATTTTTTTCAAGCGCGGCATCCTGCCCGACAATGAAAAAGGTGATCGTGAGATCTCTCTCCTTAAGAAACGAGAGAATTCGCGGCACGGCAAGGTCCAGGTATGACGGAAACTTTTGCCAGCCCGCATCACCGTGGGTTTTCATGTACGACCACTGATTGTCGAGGTCGAGCGAGATGCTCGCGATCGGTTTCATATTAATTCTTGAATTCGCTCTCGAAAAACTTCTCTGCAAGCTGAACGGTCTCATTGATATTCAGCGTTCCGTTGACGATGTGCGACGAATTGACGATGTAAACGCCATCGACCGATGACTTCATATCAGCAAGGCCTTCGTGATAGCGAACGACAGGAACCGGGAACACCTGACGCACCTTCGAGACCTTGAATGCCACAACATCTTTTCGGCGGAAGTGCGGGTACATTCTCTCGAGGCCGGTCAGGAAGTAGTGTTCGATCTCCTCATCCGTTTTGTCGAAAAGCGGGTCGTCCGGGGTAATATAGCGCGGCAGATATACAAGGGCGTTGCCGTCGAATTCGCGTTTATCGACGATAGCGGACATTTCGATGATGCCGGTGAACGGCGTATCGTCGGTAATATTTGTTACGTAGTAGTTCGAAAGCGAGCATCGCATCATCAGCGATGCACAAACGATGCCTTGATACTTGATGCTCTTGAGCTGATTGCGTTCGACGTTATCGAGCTGCGGCAGCATCTTTTCAGCTACGTTTGACGGGGCCGTGACAATTACTTTGTCAAAAATGGTCGATGCGGAAGGGAATTCAACGACCGACGAAGGCATTTGCGGTTCCGAAATGAACGCTCCTGAAAAGCCCGGAGCAACCGTCGCGGCAGCCTGAAAAGCAGCGTATTTGGTTTTTTGAACTTTCGGCTTGATGTCTTTGTGCCGACGAGCGGCCGCCGTTGTAACGCGGATCTTACCGCCTTCGAGTCTTTCGATCGACTCGACCCTGGAATTTAACCGGATCTCAACACCTCGCTTCAGGAGAGTATCACTGAATTTTTCCAGGACGCGGCCATAGCCGCCGCGAACGTAGCCGAACATTTCGCGCTTCATTCCCGAGCGCCTAGCCGAGTACATTCGCTGGATCGTGGCCCAGATGAATGATGCGGCGGTTTCTTTATAGGCTTCGCCAAGTTTCGCTTTCAGAAGCGGTTTCCACATCTTCTCAAAGGTTTTCTGCCCCGACATTTTGGTCAGCCATTTTTCGACCGTGATCTTTTCGAGCTTTTTCCAGTCTTTTATTTTTGATGCGAAAAAGATCGTCGCTCCGAGACGGAGTTTGCTGATCATGTCCAAGGCCGGAAAGGTCAGGAATTCTTTCGTATCCGACATCGAAAGCAATTCGCCGTCGGTATAAAAACCGGTTTTGGTCTCGACCCATTTGAATTCGTCGCCGAGGCCGATCTCTTCGATGATGTTGCGGGTGTAACGATCCGACGCGAGGACGACGTGATAATGGCGGTCCCAGATAATGTCGTTGATCTCCCAAACGGAGGCGAGGCCGCCGATCTCTGCGGCTGATTCGAAAAGCGTGACCTTGTTTCCCGCATCAGCGAGGCGCTTCGCGAGCGTCAAACCTAGAAACCCGGACCCCACAATGGCTATATTTTCTTTCATAGGAATAGTGCGGCGACCATGAGAGCAGTTATGCCTTCTCAGGCTCGATGTCCAAAATTCAGGAGGATCTTTCCTGAATTATTTGGTCACATCTTTTGAGACTGCGGTCAGCCTTGCTGGTGTTAAAGAAGTTTGAATTGGGGTGGATTTCCCGAAGAAACGCAACTTTGCAAGCCGGGACATCAGTTTGACGGTACCGCCGATGGTTTTCAGCGTTTTCATCTTGGACGCGCCAAAGAGTCTGACGGCCAAAACGGTGGGATATTCGACGATCGTACCGCCCTTGAGGTCGAGCAGTCCGAGCATTTCGGGAACTCCGTGGAAGCCGGTTTCCTGAGGCTCAATATCAAGCATCGCACTGCGGCGAAGCACGCGGAAGCATGCAGTGTACGATGCGATCTTTGTTCTAAGGATGCGGCGATACAGAACTGATGCGCCTTTTGAGAGCAGCAAACGCCAACCGGGAACATTTTGAACCGCGCCATCCTTATGATACGGCGAAGCCTGGACCAGATCGACCCCTTCGGTCAGCATCGGGATCATGTTGACGAGTTCGTGCGGGTCAAATGTGCAGTCGCAATCGATCGAACAGACGATCTCGGTTCTCGCCGCTCGAATGCCGGTCATTATGCCGCCCGCGACACCTTTGTTGACCTCATGTTTTACTACCTGAACATCGTCGCGTCCGGCAAATAGCGTGTTGATCACCTCGATGGTGTTGTCAGTGCTTCTGTCGTCAACAAACAAGAGCTGCGATGCGTAGCCGATGCCGTTCAGTTCGGTCTCGACCGAGGCAAGCGTTTTTGCTAGGTACGGCAGTGATTCCTGTTCGTTGTAGCAAGGGATGATGATCGTCACCGGGGTCATCGCGGCCTTGTTGACCGGTTTGACGTTAATTGCTTCTGCCGCCGCCGATGCGGAGACCGTGCTCTCAACCAACTGCGGCTTGAGGCCCAAGTGATCAGGGATACCCGTGCATTTATATAGAGCGAGGTTTTCGTGCAGGATCCATTCCATCTTATCGAGTTTTCGATAATGTCGAATGCGGTTCATGCTTGACGCGGCTGAAATGCGGGGCTGTTCCGGGTCGAGTTCCCAGACATGAAAGTAGAAGACAAACGGATCGTTATCGTGCTGTTTGTGCCACCGCTTGATCGCGCGACGCATGAGCGTGTAGGGCAATTGGCGGAAATAATTACCGCCCGAGATCGGCAGCAATCCGACACCAAGATCGGTCGTTGTGTATGGAAATTCCCAGATCTTCTGCTCACCAACTTCGATCTCGTGTGCAACTCGTTTTTCGACCGGATTGTTTGAAGTTGGCAAAAAGGACGCATCGTAAGCAAATCCCTCTTCGGAGAGAGTCTTCAGGATCCATTCGCTTTGATCAAATTCGAGCTTTTCAGCAGCACGATATCCAACCACCTTTTGACCGCAGGCGTTTTCGATGGCTTCGTTCGAACGCCGAAGATCTTCGCGAAATTCGTCCGGCGTCAGATTTTTTGCACTGCGGTGATAAAATCCGCGGCTCCCAACCTCGTGCCCGCGTGATACGATCTCGCGCACCAGATCGGGATTGAGATCGGCGATCCAGCCAAGGACAAAAAATGTTGCCTTTGTATCGTAACGATCAAGCAGGTCGAGTGTTTTAAGAGTATTTTGCTCGTAGCGCGGTTCGAAATTCTCCCAGTTTCGCTGCTGGATGAGCGTCTCGAACGCACCTACGTGAAAATAATCCTCGACCAGGATCGTTAACAAGTTCTTTTTGTTAGGATCTGAACTCATAGAGAGAGAGCTAGAAAAGATTCGCCTGTTGGGCTTTCGAACTGATCGCCTTTGACGCCAGTTTTTCCTCGATGATCTTGACGATCCGCGACGCAGCTTTGCCGTCACCGAATGGATTTGCAACCTCTTTTACCGATTTGGTCCACGTCTCAACGGCGTAGTTTTCTTCGAGAAGCTGCTTCAATGCTCCGGGACTGCTGCCGACCAGTTTTGCGACTCCGGACCGTATCGCCTCGGGGCGTTCGGTGTTTTCACGGATCACAAGAAGTGGTTTGCCCAAACTCGGAGCTTCCTCCTGAACGCCGCCTGAATCTGAAACGATCAGCCAGGTCGACTTCATAATAGCTAAAAAGTCCGAATAGTCGAGGGGTTCCAAAAGGTGGATGCGGTCGTGGCCGCCGAGAAACTCTTTGGCGACCGATTTCACATTTGGATTGGGGTGAACGGGGAAGAACAGGCAAACGTCGGGTCGTTTGGCGACGAAGTTAGCGAGTACCTTTAGGTTGGCAGACATTGCCGAGCCAAAACTCTCACGGCGATGAGTAGTGAGCAGGATCCTTTTCTGGCCTTCGGTCTTTTTTATGAGCTCAGCGATCGCAGGGTCAGGCGTAAGATTTTTGAGCATGTACTTGAGCGAATCGACCACCGGGTTTCCGGTTACAAAAACTTTTTCGCTCGGTACATTCTCAGCCAGCAAATTACGGCGATTCTTCTCAGTCGCAGCAAAATGGAATGATGCGATCTGCGAAACCACGCGGCGGTTCATTTCCTCGGGAAACGGGCTCATCAGATTGCCCGATCGCAATCCTGCCTCAACGTGTCCGACCGGGATCTTGCGGTTAAATCCCGCAAGAGCACCGGCCAAGGCAGTTGTGGTATCTCCCTGAACGAGGATAAGATCGGGTTCTTCCAGATCGAGTATTTTATCTAGCTTGGCCATCACGCGGGAACACACTTCGTTGAGGGATTGGTTACGCCGCATGATGCCGAGATCAAAATCTACGTCTACCTTTAACGTTTCGAGAAACGGCTTAAGGATCTGTTTATGCTGGCTTGATGAGACCACGATCGTCTGGAAAAACCGCTTGCGCAGTTCATGCACGACCGGAGCGAGTTTGATCGCCTCGGGCCGCGTTCCAAATAGCACGAGTACCTTCATGCGCCAATCAACCACACCGCGCAGTTTTTTATCTGGGCCTGGAGCCACGTTGTCGAACATAGACATTTTTTAGCCGTAAAAACACAGGGGAACTCCCGTGCTAATATATACTTAAACATTGTTAGGTTCCTTTTTGCAATGATTTTTTTATGAGGCTCTCTGCGTTACCGCTGCTCTTTGTACTGTTTTTTCTTCGAGTTAGCGGGCAGGAACCGACGCCAACACCACCTCCAATACGTGAGGAAGTCACAGTTATAGCCAACCGGATCGAGACCAGGATAGGCGACACACCTGCAAGTGTTTTCACCCTTTCGCGGGTCGAGATCGAGACGGCTGCGGCGCCGACGATCGACGATACTCTCAGGCAATCCGTCGGATTCTCGATATTTCGCCGCACGAGCAGTCGTAATGCAAACCCGACATCTCAGGGCGTCAGTCTTCGCGGTGTCGGAGCCAGCGGTGCCAGCCGTTCCGGAGTTTTCTTCGACGGTGTGCCGCTCAATGACCCATTCGGCGGCTGGGTTCAGTGGAATCGAGTCTCCTCAGTCGCCGTAGAAAATGTCGAAATTTTACGCGGCGGAGCATCCAGCCTCTACGGCGATTCTAGCCTTAGCGGTGCGATTAACGTGCTGCCCCGATCGGCCCAGGACAAATTCACCGTTGCTGCCGATGCGTTTGGCGGTACCCAGAATACGATCTCCGGTTCGACTTTCATTGGCTCGAGGCTCAATGATTGGCTCCTCGATCTGAGTGCTGCAAGCTATCAAACAAAAGGCTATAAGATCGTCGATGAAGCCGTCCGCGGCCCCGTCGATGGTTTTGCCGGCGTGCGGAGCTCAAGTCTTTCGACGCGGATCCTCCGTTCCTTCTCAGGTAAAGCGACGATCTTCTTTCGCCCATCATACTTCGGCGAGGTTCGCACAAACGGCACCGGTCTGCAGACGAATCGTACACATATTCGCCAAATGATCGCAGGCGGAGATGTTCGGGCGGATCGTTCCTTATTTAATTTCCGGTGGCGAGCGTTTGGCGGAACACAGGTTTACGATCAAACGTTCTCGACCGTGAATTCAGCTCGAACCGCCGAAGCTCTCAACCGCGTACAGCGGGTGCCCGCCCAAACAGTTGGGTTCTCAGCCCAGGCATCGGCGGTCTATCGCAATCATACGTTGCTCGCTGGTTTCGAGCTCCGGAATGTTCGCGGAGCAAGCGATGAGATCGTTATCGCGAACAATACGCCTACTTCAAATATCGGTTCCGGCGGGCGGCAATTGACGGCTGGGCTCTTCGTTCAGCATTTCGTCAGGATCGGCAGCAAAGCCGTGATCGCGGGCAGTTTGCGGTATGACCGTTGGGAGAATTACCGGGCGTTCACCTCGACCCGTGCGATCGCGACAAACGCGATTGTGATAAACGCTTTTATCGATCGCACCGAAGATGCATCTAGTCCGCAGATCTCATTTCTTCTGCATCTCTCCGGCCAGTTCTCGTTCTACGCCAACGCCTCCCGCAGCTTTCGCTCGCCCACATTGAATGAACTATACCGTGGGTTCCGCGTCGGAAACGTCCTGACGACCGCCAACGAGAACCTCAGGGCTGAACGTGCCGATAATTTCGAAGGCGGGATCAAATTCAACAAGCGCCAGTTTGCCATTCGTGCCAATACTTTCTGGACACGCATCGGCCAACCGGTCGCCAACGTCACGCTCGCGACAACACCGACGCTGATCACCCGGCAACGTCAGAATGCGGGCGAAACCCGGTCTGCCGGAGTTGAGATCGAAGCGGAATTTCGATTCAAACAGATGGACCTTTCGGCAGGTTATCTGTTTGCAGATTCGATAGTTACGAGCTTTCCGTCCAATCCCGTCCTTTTCGGGCTCGCGACCCCGCAGGTTGCTAAAAATCAGTTCACGTTTCAAGCTCGATATACGAAGTCGAAGTGGAATTTTGCCGTTCAGGGCCGGGCGTCGGGCGAGCAATTTGATGATGACCTGAACACCTTTCGACTCGAGCCTTTTGCTCAGATCGATCTGTTCGTATCGCGAAAGTTGAGCGAAAACTTGCAGATCTATGCGGCGGTCGAGAATGTGCTCAACTCACGCTATTCGGTCGGTAAAACGCCAATACGGACAGTTGCCTCGCCGACAAATTTGCGGATCGGATTTCGATGGCGGTAATTGGCGAATCTGAATAGAAAAAGCCGTGGAACACGAGTTTCCACGGCTTTCTGATCGGTTTGAAATGGAAAACTACTCGGGCGGCCCGGAGCATCCCGCGCCCATGAGGGCTGGCTGCTTGGTGCTGATGATCGGATAATTCTCGGCTTCCTTGTTCTTTTCGAGCCAGTCGAGATATTCCTCGGGCACAGACATATCCGAGAAGATGGCTTCGACCGGGCATTCGGGCAAACAGGCATCGCAATCGATGCAAGAATCGGGGTTGATCAAGAGCCTGTCGGGCGTTTCGTGGAAAGCCTCGACCGGGCAAACGGCGGCACAGTCGGTATATTTACAGTCGACGCAGGGGGTTGTGACAATGTAGGTCATAATTAGTTCAAATATCCGCCACTAGGCGGTCAGAATCGTAAAAGCCAAAGTAAAACCGTAATATCCTAAGTCGAACTTGTCAAATCAGGTGAGACAAGTGGTAAAATGCCCTCAAATAGCGGTGAAAACCGTATCTCTTCTCTTAAGGAACTTACATGAAAAACATCAAAGCTGAGCGCGACCTGTCGTTGGACTTTTTGCGCGTTACTGAGGCCGCTGCTATCGAATCTGCTAAAACGATGGGCCAGGGCGACCGTAAATACTCTGACCACGTCGCCGTCGAGGCGATGCGTGAGGTAATGGACACCGTTCCGATGCGTGGCCGGATCGTCATCGGCGAGGGCGAGCGCGACGAGGCTCCTATGCTCTATATCGGCGAGGAAGTCGGCGGCGGAATGTTCTCCGACGAAGCCCGCTCCGAATTTCCCGAGGTCGATATTGCCGTCGATCCGCTGGAGGGAACTAACCTCTGCGCACTCGGAGCCAACAACGCCATCGCCGTTCTCGCGGCTGCCGAACGTGGCGGTTTGCTCAACGCACCGGATCTCTACATGGACAAGATCGTTGTTGGGCCTTCGTGCCGCGGGTCGGTCGATATCGACGCTCCCGTGACGGAAAACCTTAAGAATATCGCCCGCCGTTTGGGACGCGATGTCGAGGATCTGACCGTCATGTGCCTCGACCGTTCGCGTCACAAATCGCTTGTTGACGAGGTTCGTGCGGCCGGAGCCCGCATTCGCTTGATCTCCGACGGCGACCTTTCGGCCGGTATCTCGGCCGCGGTTGCCGGAACCAACATCCACGCCCTGATGGGTATCGGCGGAGCACCTGAAGGTGTGATCACCGCCGCCGCGATGAAATGCCTGAATGGCGAGATCCTCGCGAAACTCGTCTGGGATCCGGAACGTTTGGGCGTCGATAAATCGAAGGTTCCGCCACATGACGAGGTGATGAGACGTCTCAACGAAATGGGCATCAACGACCCGAACAAGGTTTACGACACCAACGACCTCGCCCCCGGCAAAAAGATCATCTTCGCGGCAACTGGCGTCACTGACGGAGCACTGCTTCGCGGCGTGAGATTTTTCGGTGCCGGCAAACGCACGCATTCGGTCGTTATGACCTCGGACTCGAAAAACATTCGTTTCGTCGACACCGTCCACGTCGAAGGCGGCCCGGATGCGGTGATACGGTTCTAATTTATCTCGCGGCTCTGCCGCTCTATTTGCGGAAAAGCTCTGCTTTTCCGTTCAGTATCAATCGATCCTTGCGGCTATGCCGCCGCTTTGTGAGACTATCGAAGAGCGGCGGCAGAGCCGCAAAGTTTTTTGACGCACCGGCGAGGCAAGCCTCGCCGCAAATAGAGCGGCAAAGCCGCGAAGCAGCCATGTCCGAACCTGTTGAGAATTACATTCCCCGATCCATCCAGGCTGCGATGCGTCGTCAGGCATGGCGGGCTTGGGCGGTCGGGCTCGGGGTGGTTTTTGTCTGGGCGTTTCTCATTATCCTCGCTCCGCTTGCCAAGGCATACGGTTTCGAATCGATCGCCGCGTCGCTGAACGGTTTTTACCACTACATCTGCCACCGCATTCCCGAAAGGTCGTTTCACATTGCGGGCGAACAGTTCGGCGTGTGTTCCCGTTGTTCAGGGGTTTATTTCGGGCTTTTCGCGGGTTTCGCGATCTATCCGCTTTGGCGTCGTATCGACGAGATCGAGCCGCTCGCACGGTTTTGGCTTTTTCTCTCAATGATCCCGATCGCCATCGACTGGTCGCTGACCATTTTCGGCATCTGGGAAAATACTCAGATCTCCCGCGTGATCACGGGGCTTATTCTCGGCATTGCTTGTGCCACGTATATCGTTCCGGCGATCGTTGAGATCACGCGTAACATGACCAACAAGCGTCGAGCGTAAGGCCGGGAACGCACGCGCCCCGCGTGCAACGCCGCCGCTTCGGCGGTGTGAGGGAGTTGACCACGCATTCAATGCGATGTCCGGCGCCGTCACGCCGGAGGAACCGGCGTTGGCAAGCAAGATGCTTGCCTTTCCAGTCAGAACTTTTGTTGACTATCGGACGTAAAGAAGAGCAAGATAATAGAGACGCAAAAATATGGGTTTTACGAAGGAAAATGCGGCGGATCGTGCAAGGGTTGACCTGGCGAAACGTTTAAACATCGAGGCGGATGATATCGAGGTTAAAAGCATTTCCGACAAAGAGTTTTCTGATATGTCGCTCGGAACCGCGGCGGCGGGCGAATTTGCGGCACAGATGATCGCTTACGGGTGGATCATCAAGCTGGCCGCAAAGGGCAAAACGTACGAATACCGGGCGGATAAATACCAGATCCGCCTGCACAACTTTAACGGCGAAAACTACGTCGTAGTATAAATTGGAACGCGGGCAGCTTGCCCGCATTAACATCGGGAGCAGTACCATGAATCGCAATAATATCTGGATACACGTTGGAATAGCCGTAGTTCTGATCACGCTCGCCGCGATACTCGGGCAGATAGATCGTTGGAGAGCGGTGCTAAAGCAAACGCCTTCGACAGTTGCTCAAAAGCAGACGAGTTCGACCACGACGAGCGGCATCTCGGCCGCGAAGGCGAATAGAGGTATTCCGGAAGTTCTCGTGCGGTTCAAACCAGGAATTTCACGGGATAAGATTCGTTCCTTGACGGCGGCGAACGAAGATGTTGTTTTCGACAAGATAGAGTCGGTCAAAGGATTGGCCGTAATTGATGACCTGAATGATGCCGACCCATCGGCAGTTGCTCTACAGTATTCAGCTATGAAAGACGTGGTTGAGTATGCTGAGGTAAACTCGTTAATCAAACTCGACGATCCCTCGGAAGATGCCTCGGCCAGATATTCGTTCGACCGTCCGCTCGCCGCTGACGCTCCAAATGATCCGCTTTTCGGCGATCAGTGGGCATTGAGCAACACTGGACAAGATGGCGGAACCGAAAGAAAGGATTTGGACGCTCTCAACGCCTGGGCTGTCACAAAAGGCAGTGAAGAGGTGGTCGTTGCTGTGCTTGATACCGGCGTCGATTACAAACACGCAGATTTGATGGGCAATATGTGGGTTCGTCCTGCAAATCTTGCTCAGTATCATGACGACGAACTTGGCGATGTAGATGATTTGCACGGATTTGATCCGCCGGTTCAAGGTGGATATGATCCTGATCGTTTTCAGCTCAGACCGAGTATTCGCGACACAGATCCGATGGACGACAACGGCCACGGAACGCATTGTGCCGGGATCATCGGCGCTGAGGGCGACAACGGCATCGGCGTTTCGGGTATAAATCAGAAGGTTCAGATCATGCCGCTGAAGTTTTTGGGCCGTAATGGTTCGGGTTCGACCGACGATGCGATCGCGGCGATCAACTATGCGATCGAACGCAAGAAAGACGGCGTGAACCTTCGTATTATCTCGGCAAGCTGGGGCTCGACGGCACGTTCGC
Protein-coding sequences here:
- the glpX gene encoding class II fructose-bisphosphatase — encoded protein: MKNIKAERDLSLDFLRVTEAAAIESAKTMGQGDRKYSDHVAVEAMREVMDTVPMRGRIVIGEGERDEAPMLYIGEEVGGGMFSDEARSEFPEVDIAVDPLEGTNLCALGANNAIAVLAAAERGGLLNAPDLYMDKIVVGPSCRGSVDIDAPVTENLKNIARRLGRDVEDLTVMCLDRSRHKSLVDEVRAAGARIRLISDGDLSAGISAAVAGTNIHALMGIGGAPEGVITAAAMKCLNGEILAKLVWDPERLGVDKSKVPPHDEVMRRLNEMGINDPNKVYDTNDLAPGKKIIFAATGVTDGALLRGVRFFGAGKRTHSVVMTSDSKNIRFVDTVHVEGGPDAVIRF
- a CDS encoding DUF2085 domain-containing protein yields the protein MRLSKSGGRAAKFFDAPARQASPQIERQSREAAMSEPVENYIPRSIQAAMRRQAWRAWAVGLGVVFVWAFLIILAPLAKAYGFESIAASLNGFYHYICHRIPERSFHIAGEQFGVCSRCSGVYFGLFAGFAIYPLWRRIDEIEPLARFWLFLSMIPIAIDWSLTIFGIWENTQISRVITGLILGIACATYIVPAIVEITRNMTNKRRA
- a CDS encoding S8 family serine peptidase, which gives rise to MNRNNIWIHVGIAVVLITLAAILGQIDRWRAVLKQTPSTVAQKQTSSTTTSGISAAKANRGIPEVLVRFKPGISRDKIRSLTAANEDVVFDKIESVKGLAVIDDLNDADPSAVALQYSAMKDVVEYAEVNSLIKLDDPSEDASARYSFDRPLAADAPNDPLFGDQWALSNTGQDGGTERKDLDALNAWAVTKGSEEVVVAVLDTGVDYKHADLMGNMWVRPANLAQYHDDELGDVDDLHGFDPPVQGGYDPDRFQLRPSIRDTDPMDDNGHGTHCAGIIGAEGDNGIGVSGINQKVQIMPLKFLGRNGSGSTDDAIAAINYAIERKKDGVNLRIISASWGSTARSQALEDVIKAAGDAGILFIAAAGNDGTNNDARPHFPSNYDLPNVISVAALDRNNKLASFSNFGVKTVHIAAPGKEIVSTWIGDNYREASGTSMATPYVSGVAALIIASDPSISMKDLRTRLLDSVDKQDNLKGKVSSGGSLCAANALGNAVKVHLHK